Sequence from the Microplitis demolitor isolate Queensland-Clemson2020A chromosome 7, iyMicDemo2.1a, whole genome shotgun sequence genome:
GTAGGAGCTATTgcttcaattaataaatcataaatttacatGCTCAGTTGCCTGTCACACccaatttaaatagtttttttttattatcaacttctttctttagttttttttacgttCCACGCACTTACgtctgtaatttaaaaattttaaccactaattacttgaaaaatttttttacaaaatattgatcctggttagcagacaattatcaatttttgaattttttattcatcaaatttacaagaaaaaaaaaaactaaaaaatgcacatgtagaaaatttaaaaagctgcaggtgcaattttttgaaatatttttttttttataatttatctgaaaaaatcCATATCATAAGACATCGGCTGATTggaatgatactgaagtttgccgattttttaattttttgattttcttttttgactataaattataaaaaaaaaaatatttttaaaaattgcacctatagttttcaaaattttctacatgtgcattttttttttctgcaactgacttgttgaaaaaaaaatccgaaaattgctAATGTtcacattcacactcatttaaaaaatatgttatggtaatattttattaacaaccGATATTATTTACACTATTGTTAAGTGTAATACAATATTAGCTTTTGTTTATTGTAAGAAACTAGTTTGCGAGCATCGCAGCAtgaagtgatttttaaaaatgcccCTCAATGGATGCtctataaattgtaaaataatatcgagtacaaaataaaaaaaaaactataaaaatttataagaggATCAAGAGGCACttgaatgttattttattaatcgacCACCGTGTTAAGGAGTATTTTATTATGCATGTACACAAGACTATATGTAGAGTTTTAAAATACTCTTgagataaaattcaaataatgaaatatactCTTTTGAAATCGGTCAATAAACTCAACCACCAGTTGTCGATTTATTTGATTGATCATCTGTAATTCGATTTACAAATTTACTCAAGTTattaagattaaatttaaatttttaaattcaacttattttatgtaaataataaatttagacaaaaaaaaattaattggcaatttaaattaaatatttttaataattattattattaatagtaaaatataaattaaaatgtgtGCACGTCTGATATAATAGATGACATCAGTGTCTGTCTGTCTCATCGATGACGATACAATGCGTTTAAACTCATTGGCTTATAACTGGACAATTAAGTTTCTCACACATtagataactaaaaataaaatgatactgaagttagccgacgtctaataatattttcattttttcaaaacgataaaatctaaaaaaaaaaattttttttaaattgcgccaatagtttttttaattttctacatgtgcgtatttatatattttttgtaattgattcgtaggaaaaaaaattaaaaatttttaattgtctgctaactacaggatcataaaataaaaaactaccACTACAGAGtgtctaatttaaatatttccctgtaaaaaattgggagagaattcagattttattaaaattcaaatttactccaCACCTGAGTTCTGGAgtcaaaaatcatttcgcaTGGAgtgaaaagaataatttcggaattatgtgaattttatttaaatccgcctCTGACCCGTAATTTtaacgttaaaataaatttctttttggagtaaataaataaaaaaccggCTCTGCAtttactccggatttaatccgcgttcactccgTAAATTGTTTTAGTCtattatctaaataaaaaaaataatctgttTGTCCCAAGTTATGTTCAATGAGTCATGCAGTAATTAGTAATCAACTTGACGACAGCATCACCAAACAACAGCAATCATCATGATCACAATCGTCATCacgtttattataattattatttttgaacagACGTTACACGGTTTGGTTAAGAGAAAGTGGGCGTTCTTGTTGACCGTTACAAGGTCACGTCTGGCTAGATGCCTGCAATCTTAACATAATTTTATCACCGATATTGTCTAAATCCAATTACcccaaaattattaaattactgcCTGTCATTTCAGTTCTATACCTTGAAAAAATAGTCACCCAAAATttgactaaattaattaagttaattaaattaaattaaatcaaatcaaatcaaataaaaagaattattctcatatctacgttaccatatatatttatagctaTTACGAAAtacgaaataataatttgataagaCTTACATATAATACATGTAAGAATGTTTACGTCCGCAAAACATTTTAAAGTTATCGCGGTTAAGAATGCGCGCGACACTTGCGCGCGGATGCAGTCGGCAAGGATCCACTAAgccaatgatttttttttctttcccaatcctctataaatttaatataattcattATCTACAAGcaagcaaataaatttaaactcacattttaaattcaaattaataaacttttatcactcgatttaaaatattatttttggctTAAAAGAAAACCTAAATAATTCatgagtattttaaataacgaataaataaaattataaatatgaacaaTAGAACAGGTTACGAGTAAAGAATTTCAAGGATCAGTGTCCTTGTAGACTGTACCTATAGTAAGTCTTAAATTCCGGTATGCCCGGGTTACAAAacaaaatcgattaatcgtATCGCTGTTCGATAACGCggtttaaacttttttttattattatttatttaattacacagAGAagcaatcaaataaaaatcatctGTTAAAACTTGATAGTGTCCTTGATAACTTtaacgataaataatataatatatatatatacatatgtataaaaCTTACCGATATTAACAATACGTATGCCTTCATCGTCAAGGAATTTCAAAGCGACAGCAACATTTTCCAGTTTTTGTGATCTAAAATTCGGTCTTTTATTGTGTTTAGGCAAACGTTTTTGTGACAAAACTTCTAGCAGATTTACGAGATTTAGACCGTCAGATAAATCACATTCCAGGTCAtcaatatatttgtttattgattTCAAATGTTTGTTGGCCCATCTTGTGAACGTATTCTGCTGTATCCTTTTCCACTGTGCATCCTCTGCTAATTCCCGCTCAAACATTTCGTTCTCGTCTTCCACCACGTTGGAGTTCTCACTCCTGACTGACTTATCATTCTCATTCATTTTATCGCCGGCGTGGTATGAACACGAGGCAAAACTCTATACTCTAGCCTTCAGCTATGTGTACGTATATTCTTTTGAAATGGAgatggtgatggtgatggtggTGGTGATGGTGTTGGTAGGTATGGTGATGGTACTATTGCTATGTGGATCTCCAAGTAGTGGGGAAATGGAGTGGAGACTGtagaattgtatatatttatttttttttttacttttttactggTAAAGACTCCAgtcgatgatgatgatgatgataatgatgctGTCTATATCGGCCTGTGGGTCAGTATGAGTCACAAGACTCAGAAGGTATTCCTCATCCAAGGTATTCTTTAAAGTCTAgattccttttatttatttatttttttcttttgcagTTAATTCCCTTCTgggatttacttttttttgctgaCCCGGCGTTTGCTGTGCGTGCGTTCCTGTTTCAATTCTGCGCGCGCAAACGTTTTTGTTGATtgcaaagattttttttaaaaatacgggTTTAGTCGGCGGGAtgttcaatataaatttaatcgcCGATAGTCCCCGATGGGAAATTGCTGGagctgaaaaatataaataaatttaattatatttttagaaaataaatttagtttttttttgagaccCAGCAACTGGGACGACATTTGGAGAGATTTAGTCTAGTTTTGGAGTTTGTTActaaagttttagtttttgtttttttttttctttattattttaaagattaaGGATAAGGACGTTTACTTTAATCGGCTGTTTACTTTATTTGTCACTTATCGTTTTTAGTCACGTTCttggtaatattttattttggttCGGTAATTTCTTGTAAATGTTTTGACAATTGTTTCTATTCCGGTTTtatgtcaaaattatttaataaataaatttttaatatcaatgacatttttgttttaaatttacaatgtgaatttttcagtttaattttaaatgcttGCGGTTATAATATTTCTGTtttgttacaaaaataaatgagatattaaaataaaggtcagactaaaataataactgataatttttgataattatttatttataaaatattttattttttatctttaagacgctaattatttttttctttttgataataaaGGCTGTGGACACCCGacaatttgtttaattttacataaaaaaattaaataacaatagaagtaattttcaaaaataaataccaaggtttcaaaatttttttaattagaattaaaaaattttcaaatgtcaaattttgtagctgggttaattattaataaaaaaaattcgattacttgtttttttaataaataaaaatatgtacgtTATCGACTTATTAAAAACGTCAACGGAGCACAAATTTCGCGGCTAGAATCACACATGGAAACACAAATTAAACATAAACCAGCATTCGTgagtttaatttgaaaaaagtaaatttgccAGCAGacaaatcacaaaaataaacatatcGTAATTCAAGaacgcaaaaaaaaacatataaatatatctcgTTACTCATACATTGAGACATtacttatattaaaaaaaaaaaaatctccaactatttgtaaattttcactcgtaaatttttcagtcaacttttgaagcacattaaaaattttaaaaattacctttttaaaaaaatttgaaaaattcacaatATCAAAGCACGCGCGATTTCTTCTCTACAATGTAGtagaagaataattaattaaagatcaCAGAATTTTATAAGAGCTGCTTGAGGATTAAAAGATAATGGCACTTAATACTTTAAGTAGATttgttttaatgaaaaaaccTCTTGAGAAATGACGGCGTGGTCGTTGTCGTCGTCGATATTTAAAAACCGTTTAACATGCGTCTTCGTAACGGAGGCAAAAGCAGGTCTGAGTGAAGTTCTCCAAGAATAGTACTTGGTAGCTCACGTTAAAGCTTCTGTAACACCCCCCGCACTTGACAATTTTACCCCGAAACATTGATATTGGATAGGAGGGGAATGAAACCGAGCTATATATACACAGACGATCTTTCTTCTCTACCACACGCAAATTCACttaatataagattttatagcGAGATGAAGAAGGAGCCAATGTTACAAAAACAAAGCGCATTCATTATTCATCTCTtggttctaaaaaaaaataacaatcatatttatattttataataataacatttttatataaataaatcgttGAGTAATGATTTGAATTGTTGAGCAATTTGGCTTTAGTAAACAATCtacggtgaaaaaaaaaatgacgtaaaaacaattttttcttaaggaaaatcaatcaaaattaataaattattaattatatgttcaagttaattatgaaaaatattttttttgactgaagaaaatcgaaattcaTTTACgaaactccaaaaaaaaagatcttcATATCTCGAGTTAagctcagatttttttaagaaaattattttgaatgaaattttcaaattttttcactaatctgtaaaaaaaaaaaattcgttacaCAAATGCTCAAAAATTGAGGGAATTCTGagcatttttgaaatttttaaaaaattagaaaattttcaactgaaGGCTTTTCTTGcgtattactttttttaagcaaaaataatttgatttaacaattttttggttttggagaaaaaaaaaagaaattaattaggAATTATGAACATTTACGACTTTTACCAGAAATTCAAGTATgagatgtaaaaaaataaaaaagatttgaaaatatttatgaacattttttctttgaaaatttttcacacttctaattattttaaatttccaaaaatgttcAACTCAAACTCAAAGTTCGAAATTGtctcaatttttgaagttcaCTGTCAGGCatgacagaaaaattttttttgcacgggaaaaatatattaagattgaaaatttccaacagCATAATTTCTTGTAAggaaatacaatatatataaaaaatattttttctctcagtgtaataTAGTTTAgttaaatagattttaatttataatttttaaagtaaaagtaaatacaTGACCCGGTCTGGCCCATGGACTTATTCATCAGATTATGGTTTGTCTGACGAAATCATTTACCTTCATAAGCacattttaaattgcaaaCCGTATATGGCTATAGTCTTCTAATAAAGTAACTTGTATTAAACATTTAACACATTGATAAGTCTATAAATACATTGAGAAGAAAAATATCTTGAGGAGTTTAAAAACTCTTTTTTACTATGGCCGAGTTTCGCTCTTGACCATAtgaggtaaaataaaaataaataattacaattcttatttttaatttatacaaaattaataaaaaaaaaaaaaaaaaaaaaaaaaaacaaattaattgttGTTGCATtgaactgataaaaaaaaagtattttccgatgaaaaattttttagcttctTGTTATTGTGAAGGTGAgtcataaagaaaatatttcttttgaaatAGTAGTTTTTTGAAGAGAATGAAAGGTGAATATGCATCTTATACCTGAGAAAAGATTATCCCCGGGCTATTTATCAAAACATACACGAGCTAGTTGaagattcaaatattaaaatgaaacgaAACgagtgaaattttataagaccTAACGGatgattgatttattgattatttatgatactaaaagatttaagatatttatatttttactaaagtgatatattattttatttttttaataattgtttgctTTTGTTAATCTAATTTTGGAGAATGCGATAAGATCGTacatttacttatatatttatttattattcaagtatTTGAATAGTCAACaaacttttttgttattcccgtgtaaaaaaaattcgttccaaaaatatttccaaaaaaagGTCATGACAGTGAACTTCCAAAATTGAGACAATTTTGAACTTGAGGTTGaacatttttggaactttgaaaaattataaagtaaaaaattttaaattgaaagcTTTTCCCGCgcgtttttttattctttgagcaaaaagtaattttatttggcaattttttggatttgaaaaacattaaagaacaagaaattaattaaattattgctcAGGTAtgaggcaaaaaaaataaaaacgatttGAAAATCTTTCTGGTCATTTTTtgacttattcaaaaatagtttgaaaaatgagtaattaaaacttttgaactcacaaaattccaaaaaaaaaaaacctacaaGAAAAGTCgacatatttgaaaatttttcacacttgtaaatattttaaaattccaaaaatgttcAACTCTAAGTTCAAAAATGtctcaaatttgaaaaatcactgtcagttatattttttaaacattttttgaaagatttttttttacacacgttgtcattaataaaaaatttttatactaatcaacgcaataataaaacaacacaaaaaataacaaaattatttaattaataaatcaataaaatccaATAACTAAAACCaaacttacaataaaaaattaaaataattaattttacaaactagtattgcaattaatttaacaaaatgtaTTATcacttgtatataaatatattttttatgataaaatataaacataccttataataattcaacagtcaaatatttaagtaataaaatttagccatagtcattttaaaaatatttatctttaatattatctataaattaatgGAGAGTTTACTGCTTATTGTCTACCCCATTCATAGCGTTGTATTTAATTCTTCGTTGCATGTTCACACAATtgtctttttgatttttttaaagacgaAATTGtcgtgtataaaaaaaataattatgcgcTCAAAGTCGACACAACTTTTTTAGCCGCTTCATCTAAATCGTTGATCATCGTAAAAGGCGGGCCATACTcttgcaaaatttttcttgcttcCAAAACATTTGTTCCTTGCAATCTAACTACTactggtttatttattttcaactgtTTGGCAGCGGCGACTAATCCCTTAGCTATTGTCGCACAATTTACAATCCCTCCGaagatatttacaaaaatagcTTTGGCTTTAGgatctataattaaaataataatcaaagtaatgctagtaaataaattatatcaataaataccTTCAGCTACGATACGGAACGCATGGAATACTTGTTCTTCTGTAACACCTCCGCCAACATCTAAGAAATTTGCTGGTTCTCCGccattcattttaataatatccATTGTGGCCATGGCTAAACCTGCGCcattgactaaaaaaatattaaatcggGAGTTAACTCGGAGtgaataagaattttatttatttaaatactcagagttccggagttttttttttttttaaattactctaCTATTGGCGGAGTGATTTTGGAGTGAACTACATTTTATGTAACTCCCCtttggagtgaattttactccaaaggAATTAAATAAGTACACAGTCATCGGCTCCtaattcactccggatttaatccgctatttttttacagtgtatagataatagtttaaaaaaaaaaatttgtacctAAACAACCAATATTTCCATCCATATTtacataattcaaattatatttcgACGCCTCAATTTCTCTGGGATCTTTTTCACTGACGTCCTCCATATCAAAAATGTCTTTCTGTCGAAATTGCGCATTATCATCAAACGCTATTTTGGCATCAACAGCAACAACTTGTTTATCTTCAGTCTCaacaaatggatttatttcaatttgcaGCGCATCAATGTCGACaaataatttccataaatttttcaattcaaatatcGCTTTCTGCTTAATATCATCATCAGTAAACCCTAAAAATTCAGCAACTTCCTTAGCTATTTTATCGTCAATCccataataaatatcaagtgGTATCGTTTTAACAGCTTCGGGATTTTTTTCAGCAACTGTTTCAATGTCAACACCACCAGCTGGTGATGCAATGAGTACCGGTCCATTATGCGATCTGTCCATTAATATGCAGAGATATGTTTCTCTTTTTATATTGACAGACTCAGCTATCATGACTTTTTGTACGAGAATACCATCCTTTGTTGtttgttttgttattaatttgtgACCCAGCATTTTCTTAACAATATCTTTGACCTCTTGCGGACTGTAATCACCCgcaagaatatataaataaataatcaattaaatgacaattttactgagataaaatttttaaaaattacttacagttgttatcaattaagagttaaaatttattgagtcaatttgaaaattctaattataaaattgacatgaagattttactgaaaataattctTCAAGATTTCGTTCAACTACCAATTGATGTTAActgtatgtaattttttaaaaatctatatctcaGGGAAAGtgttcttttttcaattaatgctttaattttttttaattaattgataaaattttactgcgATTACGACAGTtggatcattaaaatttttacaaagtcGGCGCACTCCCTAAGTAGCACagagacaactttaagatttcttttaaaaggacaagacaattttttttgtcaaagttttttttatataaataagacatACAGAAATTAATCCTAGGAGTCATAGGAAATTTGTCTTTTTCAACAGCCTCAAAACTtctatcttatagatgtcataAAACCAAGTGTACCACTTGGGTGAGAATGGTCAAGACACCAACATGTTGAAAAAGCGATCAGAAATTTTTGTCATCGAAAAAATATCCGCTTAAAAGACTtgatgcaaaaataatttttactccaaaatttttgagttgtaatttgaagaaaatggagaaaaaaaattgatgccTACAGCACGTGGTGTTCCCAAGCGGTCACCCATCCAAGTACTAACCACGCTCAATGGTACTTAACTTCAGTGATCAGACGAGAACTGGTGGAATGACCATGATATGACCGTTGGCTATTATAAGAAATTGTCTTGTACTATTTCTACACTTGCTATCAAATCATAAAACTTGGGGTAGAATTACTATTTGTGACGACTACTCCATTTTCGGACAATTGAtactttaatataattaatgaaaaagtataaaaaaaaaagcttccATTTTAAtagtgtgataaaaaaatctttgattagatttaaaaaattaaatatgtcaTTACATCCCAAGTAACAAACCTGGATTTGTGACATCAATAAGATAAAAGTTTTGAGACTGTTTTATGACCTATCAACAAGGCACCAATATGTTGACAAAATATCAGAAATTTgtcatcaaaataattttttaattgaaatgacttttttaagatgaaaaaaagatGTCAAATTTCCTATGACTCCTACGACCAACTTCTGTatgtcttatttatataaaaaaaaatggtcttgtccttttaaaagacatcttaaagttgtctctGTACTACTTGggcttaaataataaatttgttaaaattataaatattaaatactcacTCTTTGGTTAAATGCACACCGCCTTTAAACCCATTATCAAACCATCCTTTACCTCGTCCACCAGCCAAAACTTGAGCCTTAATAACATATTCATTagcatctaaaaaaataattaaaatataacagctaatttatataaataaaaaaaaaattaatcttggTTCTaagacaattttcaattttcggattttttttctacaaatcaattacaaaaaaaaaaaaaaactaaaaataagcacatgtagaaaattaaaaaagctgcaggtgcaatttttttaaatattttttttttatagtttaacatttctaataaaatccaaaaactATTAGACctcggctaacttcagaaccatgtaagaattaaataaaatacttacgaAATTTATCAAGTGCACTATCagttttttgtagatcatcaATAATCGTAAAATTCTGTACTGAAACACCACTGTCTTTTAGCAGCACCTTGCTCTGGTActccaataaatttaaatgtcttattGACAATAATCCAGCCTGCGAATATTTAGTCAAAGATCCAACAGAACTGACTAGTTTACGAGTTAAAAAAGCCGACATTATTAACCTGTTTTTcttaacaatataattaataattaaaataatttcctcTTATTTTGTatcaatatttcaaataataattcagtCTTATTGGATGATTACACAATAACTCTTCAGTGATATCGATTACcttatcttttttaatttatacatgagtatatataaatatgtaattttatttgcttttatacataaaattaaaatctgcTTTCGCGTAGTATCCTCTCAAAAcagcatgtaaaaaaaaaacaaacatattACATACgtataagtataaaataaaataagagcaCATATGCGCGTTGAATTTAATCAATCGGACAGTTTCGCGGGTTatcgggaaatttaaatttaacgcgGGAAAAAAGTTTGCGTTTAAATATAATCTACTGataacatattatatattttttcattgtctACAATTACACTCGTCTAATAATCAAGcatctacatttttttttattgttgttattattattataaaagtgataaatttataagggAGTggacagtaaattaaaatttataatttaattttgatgagtgtaaatgtaactgacaagtgtcaatttttttaaattttgaataaataaataaaatgtaagttggatagaaaaatattattcgagACACAGTCTGTACTAGGTCTTTTAGGGAACAGTCAAGTTTTCAGTTTCTAggctttaaaaaattctggatTACTTCTTGAAGTGTCTAGTACATGGCCCAGAAGTTTCCAAAgtcaaaagtaaaatttttattaacaaaaatttaagaataataaaaaaacttaatttttaaaaaattgactgcTCCTCCAAAGACCCAATAAACAAACGCAGAGTTAAAATGCTAATTATTACATCATTAAACATGATGACGTATCAAAAACATTCAGTAGACGATTTTATATGATCAAGTTGCTGAATAAGTCCCAATAAAGGGACGAAACGTTCAATATAtgctcaaaataaaattataaattttaatttactgttcatcctattaatttatcattttattaagttGATCTGGacatgattttaaattaagtaaattattattattttttgttatgataatttataattaagtgattaattaaaacaagtatgatatattattttaagttatctACGACTGTTAAGaaacattatcattattttgttCAAGCGGAAGTTCTTGttgattatcataattatttgtggGATAACTTTCATACTGCTGTTGATCAGCTTGATTATTTAGACCCTGGTTTGATTCGGGATAAAGTGACGGGTCGTACTGCTCGTACTGCTGATAATCTTCAGCTGTATATTCACCATGATAGTTAGGATCATGTGCTGTGTAGTCTTGGTAATTTTGATTGTCTTGTAATCCATACTGCGGTACTTCCGCCTcggtgtttttattttctccatTGTAAGcttgttgataattattttgatcgaTGTCATACTCGGGGTTTGTATTctgattaatattttgatttgctgtggaatttttttgtgaCTTCAGGGGGATTTCTGATGACACTGATTGtcctgtaaaaatatttattatcaatattcataataataatactaataattaaatttaaatattaattaaattaataaccttttttattttcaaatgattcttttattttatttgtcaagtcgtttattttttcctgtaaGTTGACAATTTCTTCcctagtaatttaaaaaattaatttcttatttttaattgatttattattttcattaaactcattttaagtaattacaaCTATTACTGTGCTGATAGAGGTGCTTATGACTGGAGAACAACGGACTTCTTTTTcggatttattttaagtttcaaGTCAACCTTTACAGTGCGTTTCTTTTTTGAAGGTGAAGTTGTCAAAGTTAATGGTCCATCATCCATGTCAACCGGTTCCTCTGTCAACACAGAACAGCCTGATGCATTTTATTGCGACATAATTTTAcgataatttactaattaatattaattataaaaaaaaatgtttgaaaaaaaaaaaaaacaacccgCCTAAATATTCGCggtgattatttttaatagtatattgtgtgacaagggatgaaacaaaagGATTTCAGACCAGGGTGAGACTGACATCACCTGCAGTCCGAAATCGTCTTTCATCCTGAGTTACACActagatttttcattattgcctgcattggaacttaaagtttcagtgtcagcaGCTAATCAGAAAGAAGTTAATTTGAGACCAATGGTGTCATCAACTattaaattgtcatttgcaatttataattaagcagaaactataaatactatttattattgacactaatttttataaaacttaaccacagtcagaactgtcatttacgtaaataaaattaatgctcTGAAatgactattaaaaaaatgacaagtaTCAGAGTTCAAATTGCGAAAGCCTTCAGTCAGCGggcagaaaaattattttattccctCG
This genomic interval carries:
- the LOC103574100 gene encoding succinate--CoA ligase [GDP-forming] subunit beta, mitochondrial isoform X1; this encodes MYKLKKIRLIMSAFLTRKLVSSVGSLTKYSQAGLLSIRHLNLLEYQSKVLLKDSGVSVQNFTIIDDLQKTDSALDKFHANEYVIKAQVLAGGRGKGWFDNGFKGGVHLTKDPQEVKDIVKKMLGHKLITKQTTKDGILVQKVMIAESVNIKRETYLCILMDRSHNGPVLIASPAGGVDIETVAEKNPEAVKTIPLDIYYGIDDKIAKEVAEFLGFTDDDIKQKAIFELKNLWKLFVDIDALQIEINPFVETEDKQVVAVDAKIAFDDNAQFRQKDIFDMEDVSEKDPREIEASKYNLNYVNMDGNIGCLVNGAGLAMATMDIIKMNGGEPANFLDVGGGVTEEQVFHAFRIVAEDPKAKAIFVNIFGGIVNCATIAKGLVAAAKQLKINKPVVVRLQGTNVLEARKILQEYGPPFTMINDLDEAAKKVVSTLSA
- the LOC103574100 gene encoding succinate--CoA ligase [GDP-forming] subunit beta, mitochondrial isoform X2, producing MSAFLTRKLVSSVGSLTKYSQAGLLSIRHLNLLEYQSKVLLKDSGVSVQNFTIIDDLQKTDSALDKFHANEYVIKAQVLAGGRGKGWFDNGFKGGVHLTKDPQEVKDIVKKMLGHKLITKQTTKDGILVQKVMIAESVNIKRETYLCILMDRSHNGPVLIASPAGGVDIETVAEKNPEAVKTIPLDIYYGIDDKIAKEVAEFLGFTDDDIKQKAIFELKNLWKLFVDIDALQIEINPFVETEDKQVVAVDAKIAFDDNAQFRQKDIFDMEDVSEKDPREIEASKYNLNYVNMDGNIGCLVNGAGLAMATMDIIKMNGGEPANFLDVGGGVTEEQVFHAFRIVAEDPKAKAIFVNIFGGIVNCATIAKGLVAAAKQLKINKPVVVRLQGTNVLEARKILQEYGPPFTMINDLDEAAKKVVSTLSA